A genomic window from Candidatus Binatia bacterium includes:
- a CDS encoding CoA transferase yields MAGPLEGIKVVELGFWVAGPATGGILADWGADVVKIEPPKGGDPMRGVFVTAVGIDLPFNPPFELDNRGKRSIALDLKREEGREIARELCDGADVFLSNLRPGALERMGLDYATLSGRNHKLVYCSVTGYGIEGPDRDRAAYDIGAFWSRAGVAGMLTLPGGTPPMQRGGMGDHTTAISASSAICAALVARGRTGEGQHVATSLLRTGMYVVGWDVATKLRFGADVAPPSPREAAPNPISNGYRASCGRWFWLICLEADRHWPDVCRAIERPDLVADERTMNIVTRRTNGRWLVGLLDEIFATKTRDEWADIFERENVWWAPVQTANEVADDPQVRASGGVVPFDGAAGEPEQLATPVDFLGTPGAPGRTAPEVGQNTEEVLLELGYDWEKIGGMKEDGTIP; encoded by the coding sequence ATGGCAGGGCCACTCGAGGGCATTAAAGTCGTAGAACTGGGATTCTGGGTCGCCGGGCCGGCGACGGGCGGCATTCTGGCGGACTGGGGGGCCGACGTCGTGAAGATCGAGCCGCCCAAAGGCGGCGACCCCATGCGCGGGGTCTTCGTCACCGCCGTGGGGATCGACCTTCCCTTCAATCCCCCGTTCGAGCTCGACAATCGGGGGAAGCGCTCCATCGCGCTGGATTTAAAGCGGGAGGAAGGCCGGGAGATCGCGCGGGAGCTCTGCGATGGCGCGGATGTGTTCCTCTCCAATCTGCGCCCCGGTGCGCTCGAGCGAATGGGCCTGGACTACGCGACGCTGTCGGGCCGCAACCACAAGCTCGTGTACTGTTCGGTCACCGGTTACGGCATCGAGGGGCCCGATCGGGATCGGGCGGCCTACGACATCGGCGCGTTCTGGTCCCGGGCAGGCGTTGCCGGGATGCTCACGCTGCCCGGCGGCACCCCGCCGATGCAGCGGGGGGGCATGGGCGATCATACGACGGCGATCTCGGCGTCTTCGGCCATCTGCGCCGCCCTGGTCGCGCGCGGGCGCACGGGCGAGGGCCAGCACGTCGCCACGTCGCTTCTGCGGACAGGGATGTACGTCGTTGGCTGGGACGTCGCGACGAAGCTTCGTTTCGGCGCAGACGTAGCGCCGCCCAGCCCGCGGGAAGCCGCGCCGAATCCGATCTCCAATGGCTATCGCGCCTCCTGCGGGCGCTGGTTCTGGCTGATTTGTCTCGAGGCCGATCGCCACTGGCCCGACGTCTGCCGCGCGATCGAGCGCCCGGATCTTGTCGCCGACGAGCGTACGATGAACATCGTCACCCGGCGGACGAACGGACGATGGCTCGTCGGGCTCCTCGACGAGATCTTCGCCACGAAGACCCGTGACGAATGGGCGGATATCTTCGAGCGTGAGAACGTCTGGTGGGCCCCCGTGCAGACGGCGAACGAGGTCGCGGACGATCCGCAGGTTCGCGCGAGCGGGGGCGTCGTGCCGTTCGATGGCGCGGCCGGTGAGCCGGAGCAACTCGCCACACCGGTCGACTTTCTCGGCACCCCGGGAGCCCCCGGACGCACCGCGCCCGAGGTCGGCCAGAACACCGAGGAGGTCCTCCTCGAACTCGGCTACGACTGGGAGAAGATCGGTGGCATGAAGGAGGACGGGACGATCCCGTGA
- a CDS encoding flavin reductase family protein has protein sequence MAVDQQEFRGVMGHFATGVTVITTHDGNGQIFGLTANAVSSVSLNPPLLLCCVDKKAESYGAFGASKVFVVNILSNDQEVLSRKFSKSGGDKFEGIGYKVGKTGAPVLNDVLAHLECAVRYDFDAGDHTIYVGEPVDIAMDQETDPLLYFRGGYRNLRA, from the coding sequence ATGGCAGTCGATCAGCAAGAATTCCGCGGCGTCATGGGGCACTTCGCAACCGGAGTGACCGTGATCACCACCCACGACGGCAACGGCCAGATCTTCGGGCTGACGGCCAACGCAGTGAGCTCGGTCTCGCTGAACCCGCCGCTTCTACTGTGCTGCGTCGACAAGAAGGCCGAGAGCTACGGCGCCTTCGGCGCCTCGAAGGTCTTCGTCGTGAACATCCTGTCGAACGATCAGGAAGTTCTGTCGCGGAAGTTCTCAAAGTCTGGCGGCGACAAGTTCGAGGGCATCGGCTACAAGGTCGGCAAGACCGGGGCACCCGTCCTGAACGACGTTCTGGCGCACCTCGAGTGCGCGGTCCGATACGACTTCGACGCCGGCGACCACACGATCTACGTCGGCGAGCCCGTCGACATCGCCATGGACCAGGAGACCGACCCGCTCCTGTACTTCCGCGGAGGGTACCGGAACCTGCGCGCATGA
- a CDS encoding YjbQ family protein translates to MPTIHIRTQNPSQVVDVTHQVADLVADGEIEGGLCHVFVPHATAAIMLVELDGPRDRTIRVTLT, encoded by the coding sequence ATGCCGACGATTCATATCCGCACCCAAAACCCGTCGCAGGTAGTTGATGTCACCCACCAGGTCGCCGACCTGGTGGCAGACGGGGAGATCGAGGGCGGGCTCTGCCACGTCTTCGTACCGCATGCGACCGCCGCCATCATGCTCGTCGAACTCGATGGGCCACGGGATCGAACGATCCGCGTGACGCTGACTTAG
- the glmU gene encoding bifunctional UDP-N-acetylglucosamine diphosphorylase/glucosamine-1-phosphate N-acetyltransferase GlmU, whose product MSEPRDLAIVILAAGKGTRMKSAHAKVLHPLGGRALVRHVLDTCRPLGAGRTVVVVGHQAETVEKACDGYGAKFALQTEQRGTGHAVLIARDAALGAFRGDVVVLYGDVPLLTEGTIRRLLAKHRSTGSAVSLLTSVLENPFGYGRIIRDDSGALVRIIEEKDATPEERLIQESNPGIYCIQSEFLFQALDRLKPNNAQGELYLTDVIGLAVDDGKPVATEPVDGDEVVGINSRADLAGLEGVLRQITVRRHLDAGVSFLDPTTVWIEADVTIGPDTVIGPMVQLRGQTKIGRDCTVDGNAFLVDAEIDDEVHLRSNVVLSECKVAKRSVVGPFSHLRPGADLGQDVHVGNFVEVKKSVVGNGTKANHLAYIGDATIGTETNIGAGTITCNYDGFVKHPTIIGDRVQIGSDSQLVAPVTIADDAYVATGTTVRHDVEAGALAFNPKPDQRRAGWVAPFRERKKREKNG is encoded by the coding sequence ATGAGCGAACCGCGAGATCTAGCCATCGTCATCCTCGCCGCCGGAAAGGGCACGCGGATGAAATCCGCGCACGCGAAGGTCCTTCACCCGCTCGGCGGCCGGGCCCTCGTGCGGCACGTGCTCGACACGTGCAGACCGCTCGGCGCCGGGCGCACAGTCGTGGTCGTGGGCCACCAGGCTGAGACCGTCGAGAAGGCCTGTGACGGCTACGGCGCGAAGTTCGCATTGCAGACTGAGCAGCGCGGTACGGGCCACGCGGTTCTGATCGCGCGAGACGCCGCCTTGGGCGCTTTTCGGGGCGACGTGGTCGTTCTCTACGGAGACGTGCCGCTCCTCACCGAGGGCACGATCCGACGACTGCTGGCGAAGCACCGCTCGACCGGGTCCGCCGTGAGCCTGCTCACGTCGGTGCTGGAGAACCCGTTCGGCTACGGCCGAATCATCCGCGACGACAGCGGTGCGCTCGTCCGGATCATCGAAGAAAAGGACGCAACGCCCGAGGAACGGCTGATCCAGGAGTCGAATCCGGGCATCTACTGCATCCAGTCCGAGTTCCTGTTCCAAGCGCTCGACCGTCTGAAGCCCAACAACGCTCAGGGCGAACTCTACCTCACCGACGTCATCGGACTCGCGGTGGACGACGGGAAGCCGGTCGCGACGGAACCGGTCGACGGCGACGAAGTCGTCGGGATCAACTCCCGCGCCGACCTCGCGGGTCTCGAAGGCGTGCTGCGCCAGATCACCGTCCGCCGCCATCTCGACGCCGGCGTGTCCTTCCTCGACCCGACCACGGTCTGGATCGAGGCCGATGTGACGATTGGGCCGGACACCGTGATCGGGCCCATGGTGCAGCTCCGCGGCCAGACGAAGATCGGCCGCGACTGCACGGTCGACGGAAACGCCTTCCTCGTCGACGCGGAAATCGACGACGAGGTCCACCTCCGCTCCAACGTCGTGCTCTCCGAGTGCAAAGTCGCCAAGCGCTCCGTCGTCGGGCCGTTCTCGCACCTGCGGCCCGGGGCCGACCTGGGGCAGGACGTCCACGTCGGGAACTTCGTCGAAGTGAAGAAGTCCGTCGTGGGCAACGGCACCAAGGCCAATCACCTCGCCTACATTGGGGACGCCACCATCGGGACCGAGACGAACATCGGCGCCGGCACAATCACCTGCAATTACGACGGGTTCGTAAAGCACCCGACGATCATCGGCGACCGGGTCCAGATCGGCAGCGACAGCCAATTGGTCGCCCCGGTGACGATCGCAGATGACGCCTACGTGGCTACCGGTACGACCGTCCGCCACGACGTCGAGGCGGGCGCGCTGGCCTTCAATCCCAAGCCAGATCAACGCCGGGCCGGGTGGGTCGCACCCTTCCGGGAGCGGAAAAAGCGCGAGAAGAACGGCTGA
- a CDS encoding BMP family protein produces MKQPQQTGLLTLLGALALFALSCAEAPSGGGNAFKVGLLTPGPVSDGGWNAGAYEALQEIHKQLGAEISNQQVATPADFEQGFRGYAQQGYALVFGHGFEFQDPAMRAAKDFPDTDFVVSSGSVSAKNVASLQFDLDQATYLAGMLAASLSKTGRAGCVGGIELPVIKKTFDGFIAGAKSVNPDFVVSTAYTGNFEDVAAARAAASAMIAQGADFLLHNADAAGLGVFQAAKDHGVLAFGSNGDQSSAAPDTVLASAVISIPAAFLQMAREAKEKRFEGRVAQEGLDGGVIQLVYNPRLEDRVPPEVKAKVAEAEERIREGKLQVKP; encoded by the coding sequence ATGAAGCAGCCCCAACAAACCGGGCTCCTTACCCTACTCGGCGCACTGGCCCTCTTCGCGCTGAGCTGCGCCGAGGCCCCCAGCGGAGGCGGCAACGCTTTCAAGGTCGGCCTTCTCACCCCCGGCCCCGTCAGCGACGGCGGCTGGAACGCCGGCGCGTACGAGGCCCTGCAAGAGATCCACAAGCAGCTGGGCGCCGAGATCAGCAACCAGCAGGTCGCGACCCCGGCCGACTTCGAGCAGGGATTCCGCGGGTACGCCCAGCAGGGCTACGCGTTGGTCTTCGGGCACGGCTTCGAGTTCCAAGACCCGGCGATGCGCGCCGCGAAGGACTTCCCAGACACCGACTTCGTCGTAAGCTCGGGCAGCGTCTCGGCGAAGAACGTCGCATCCCTCCAGTTCGATCTCGACCAGGCGACCTATCTGGCCGGGATGCTCGCCGCGTCCTTGTCCAAGACCGGGCGGGCCGGATGCGTCGGGGGGATCGAGCTTCCGGTCATCAAGAAGACCTTCGATGGGTTCATCGCCGGTGCGAAGAGCGTCAATCCAGATTTCGTGGTTTCGACCGCCTATACCGGAAACTTCGAAGACGTCGCGGCCGCTCGGGCCGCCGCGAGCGCGATGATCGCGCAGGGCGCCGATTTCCTGCTGCACAACGCGGACGCCGCCGGTCTCGGGGTGTTCCAGGCCGCGAAGGATCACGGGGTCCTGGCGTTCGGATCGAACGGTGACCAGAGCAGCGCCGCCCCCGATACCGTCCTCGCGAGCGCCGTGATTTCGATCCCCGCCGCGTTCCTCCAAATGGCTCGCGAGGCCAAGGAGAAGCGCTTCGAGGGGCGCGTCGCCCAAGAGGGGCTCGACGGTGGCGTGATCCAGTTGGTGTACAATCCGCGCCTCGAAGACCGGGTTCCGCCGGAGGTAAAGGCCAAGGTGGCCGAGGCCGAAGAGAGGATCCGCGAGGGGAAACTGCAGGTAAAGCCATGA
- a CDS encoding L,D-transpeptidase family protein, which yields MWRCRTRTILLGLSLFLLCASSSAAREWVEEDFGQLPVAVYSFVPPGEARPGEARTVIGELSRHEPTTGDTFYDVGRYYGLGHNEMVGANPDVDEWIPAQGDEDIVLPTRWILPCCRYEGLVINIPEMRLYYYPPHKKGEPRTVITHAVGLGRTQWRTPQGDFRITEKTVDPTWVIPESIRKERIEEKGLHDKMIKGGTPENPLGRYRMRLSIPLYAIHGTNIPWGVGMSVSHGCIRMYPEDIDRLYPKTRVGTTGEFVYETVKVGEMGGRIYVEAHEDIYGEQPGRWRHAVSVLEERGVLNLVDEQKLHTAVTEMRGIPIDVSRDDLDLIDPRPGAFRPLASNEIDADDSYPHPKPVAGS from the coding sequence GTGTGGCGGTGTAGGACACGGACGATCCTGCTGGGCCTGAGTCTCTTTCTCCTCTGCGCGTCGAGTTCGGCGGCGCGCGAATGGGTCGAAGAGGACTTCGGTCAGCTCCCCGTTGCCGTCTATAGTTTCGTGCCCCCCGGTGAGGCGCGTCCTGGCGAGGCACGGACGGTGATCGGCGAGCTCTCGCGCCACGAGCCCACGACGGGCGACACGTTCTACGACGTCGGCCGCTACTACGGCCTGGGGCACAACGAGATGGTCGGGGCGAACCCGGACGTCGACGAGTGGATTCCCGCCCAGGGCGACGAGGACATCGTTCTGCCGACCCGGTGGATCCTGCCCTGCTGCCGGTACGAGGGCCTCGTCATCAACATCCCCGAGATGCGGCTGTACTACTATCCACCGCACAAGAAGGGGGAGCCCCGCACGGTGATCACCCACGCTGTCGGCCTCGGCCGAACGCAGTGGCGGACGCCGCAGGGGGACTTCCGCATCACCGAGAAGACCGTCGACCCCACCTGGGTGATCCCCGAGTCGATCCGAAAAGAACGGATCGAGGAGAAGGGGCTGCACGACAAGATGATCAAGGGCGGCACCCCCGAGAACCCGCTCGGCCGCTACCGCATGCGGCTCTCGATCCCGCTCTACGCGATCCACGGCACCAACATTCCGTGGGGCGTGGGCATGTCCGTGAGTCACGGGTGCATCCGCATGTACCCCGAGGACATCGACCGGCTCTATCCGAAGACGCGGGTCGGGACGACCGGCGAGTTCGTCTACGAGACGGTGAAGGTCGGAGAGATGGGCGGCCGCATCTACGTCGAGGCCCACGAGGACATTTACGGCGAACAACCGGGGCGTTGGCGCCATGCGGTGTCCGTGCTCGAGGAGCGGGGTGTGCTGAACCTCGTCGACGAACAGAAGCTCCACACCGCCGTCACCGAAATGCGTGGGATCCCGATCGACGTCTCGCGGGACGACCTGGATCTCATCGATCCGCGGCCGGGAGCCTTCCGGCCCTTGGCCAGCAACGAGATCGATGCCGACGATTCATATCCGCACCCAAAACCCGTCGCAGGTAGTTGA
- a CDS encoding L,D-transpeptidase, with protein MALGAVALFLVSACHLPVKSATPVPEPALVSDERAPLEWARGEDWFVLVKRTCRTVSVYRRGARVRTYHHVSFGRNAGDKLYEGDRKTPLGLYRMAGRRRHPRWSRFILLDYPNVRDLEVHRAAAAKGLVTNGPGSQIGIHGSDEPILNEGGVDWTYGCISLLDADVRDIYSTVPRGTLVLIED; from the coding sequence GTGGCCCTGGGAGCGGTCGCTCTCTTCTTGGTGTCGGCGTGCCACTTGCCGGTGAAGTCCGCCACGCCGGTGCCCGAGCCGGCACTCGTCTCGGATGAGCGGGCGCCGCTCGAATGGGCCCGGGGGGAGGATTGGTTCGTTCTCGTGAAGCGGACCTGCCGCACGGTATCCGTCTACCGCCGCGGCGCGCGGGTGCGGACGTATCACCACGTGTCCTTTGGCCGGAATGCCGGGGACAAGCTCTACGAGGGCGACCGCAAGACGCCGCTCGGGCTCTACCGCATGGCCGGGCGGCGACGGCATCCGCGGTGGTCGAGGTTCATCCTGCTGGACTATCCAAACGTGCGGGATCTCGAGGTGCACCGCGCAGCCGCCGCGAAGGGGCTGGTGACCAACGGGCCCGGGAGTCAGATCGGGATCCACGGCAGCGACGAGCCGATCCTGAACGAGGGCGGAGTGGATTGGACCTACGGTTGCATCTCCCTGCTCGATGCAGACGTCCGCGACATCTACTCCACCGTCCCCCGGGGCACGCTCGTCCTCATCGAGGACTGA
- a CDS encoding D-alanyl-D-alanine carboxypeptidase, protein MAALGVVLGITTAQAAGPKVTARAALVMDAKTGEVLWSKNPDQKRAPASTTKIVTTVLALESGRLDESFKVSKRAQKQVPSKLHLRSGQKVTLRDLTYSLMLKSANDGAVVVAEGLGGSVEKFAKLMEARARKAGAKKTTFRNPSGLSHSQHLTTARDLGKILRAALDVPGFRRVAGTQTRKIRVRGSKVKTVSLHNKNRLLKGYFASVIGKTGYTRAAGRCFAGAATYEGREAIIVVLGAKDLWGDSKKLVQWAHKGDGKAEWPRVQVASAKSKSAPKPAAKPKVVSKDAPKPAPKFVAKAAPKPAPKLAPKVVAKAAPKTVAKPTVTASVSKPASAYGARSNRPRSAALEPPPRPRSAALAASTRPRSAALTGSQPRARSAALTARPPSPQRVAALHRSTEPPAYVRSFRPEGNVRRGCTGSGCARGVRYFPPR, encoded by the coding sequence GTGGCGGCTCTAGGAGTGGTCCTCGGGATCACGACGGCGCAAGCGGCGGGGCCCAAGGTCACCGCGCGGGCGGCGCTGGTGATGGATGCGAAGACCGGAGAGGTCCTGTGGTCGAAGAATCCGGACCAGAAACGCGCCCCGGCCAGCACCACGAAGATCGTCACCACGGTGCTCGCGCTCGAGAGCGGTCGGCTCGACGAGTCCTTCAAGGTCAGCAAGCGGGCCCAGAAGCAGGTTCCGTCGAAGCTCCATCTCCGGTCCGGCCAGAAGGTCACCCTGCGCGACCTGACGTATTCCCTGATGCTGAAGTCGGCCAACGATGGCGCGGTTGTCGTCGCCGAGGGGCTAGGCGGCAGTGTCGAGAAGTTCGCGAAGTTGATGGAGGCGCGGGCGCGAAAGGCCGGCGCCAAGAAGACGACGTTCCGCAACCCGTCCGGCTTGAGCCATTCCCAACACCTCACGACCGCCCGGGATCTCGGAAAGATCCTGCGGGCGGCACTCGACGTGCCGGGCTTTCGACGCGTTGCGGGCACCCAGACGCGTAAGATCCGGGTGCGGGGGTCGAAGGTGAAGACCGTCTCCCTCCACAACAAGAACAGGCTGCTGAAGGGCTACTTCGCTTCGGTGATCGGCAAGACGGGCTACACGCGCGCGGCTGGGCGCTGCTTTGCCGGCGCGGCCACGTACGAGGGCCGCGAGGCCATCATCGTCGTGCTCGGCGCAAAGGACCTCTGGGGCGACAGCAAGAAGCTCGTCCAGTGGGCTCACAAGGGCGACGGCAAGGCCGAGTGGCCACGCGTGCAGGTCGCCAGCGCGAAGAGCAAATCTGCGCCGAAGCCTGCGGCCAAGCCGAAGGTCGTTTCCAAGGACGCACCGAAGCCCGCACCCAAGTTCGTCGCGAAAGCTGCACCGAAGCCTGCGCCCAAGCTGGCCCCGAAGGTGGTCGCCAAGGCCGCGCCGAAGACCGTCGCGAAACCGACCGTGACGGCCAGTGTGTCCAAGCCCGCGTCGGCATACGGTGCCAGGTCTAACCGGCCACGCTCGGCGGCGCTCGAGCCTCCGCCGCGGCCGCGTTCCGCCGCGCTCGCGGCCTCAACCCGGCCGCGCTCGGCCGCGCTCACGGGATCGCAGCCGCGCGCCCGTTCGGCCGCACTCACGGCGCGCCCGCCGTCTCCGCAGAGAGTCGCCGCGCT
- the glmS gene encoding glutamine--fructose-6-phosphate transaminase (isomerizing) gives MCGIMGYIGEQEASRILVGGLRLLEYRGYDSAGVATLVDGNIEVRRSVGKLVNLEGLLAETPLTGNIGIGHTRWATHGPPSEENAHPHRAGQVVVIHNGIIENYLELKEDLVKKGRTFQSETDTEVISQLIDEHMTQGMDFTTAARTAVKQLEGSFAIVTFCQGDKNRLLTFKTATPIVIGLGEGENFVASDVPAILEHTRNVLFLEDGDMAEVTREGVTVTTFDGEPVKREPKRITWDPITAQKGGYKHFLLKEINEQPQALIDTMLGRIRQEEGTVSLPELDELGSDWSKIDRIYLTACGTAWHSCLVGKFLLEEMARIPVDVDYASELRYRKPILGPRSLLIAVSQSGETADTLAAVEEAAASGSKVLSICNVVDASIPRKADAVVYTHAGPEISVASTKAFTTQLTSLYLLSLHVGRQLGRFDEGKGRALVHDLVKLPSLIEETLTRGKQIEKIAKKYGHASDFLFLGRGINYPIALEGALKLKEISYIHAEGYPAGEMKHGPIALIDEQLPVVVLLPRDEMYSKTLSNLKEVEARGGRIIAITDSPSPELEEIAWEVVTIPEVNHLLTPILLSIPLQLLAYYVAMYRGTDVDQPRNLAKSVTVE, from the coding sequence ATGTGCGGAATCATGGGTTACATCGGTGAGCAGGAAGCGAGCCGGATTCTGGTCGGCGGCCTACGCCTGCTCGAGTATCGCGGCTATGACTCCGCGGGCGTCGCGACCCTGGTAGACGGGAACATCGAGGTCCGTCGGTCCGTCGGAAAGCTCGTGAACCTCGAAGGTCTGCTCGCCGAGACGCCCCTCACCGGCAACATCGGGATCGGCCACACCCGCTGGGCGACCCACGGGCCGCCATCCGAAGAGAACGCCCACCCTCACCGCGCCGGGCAGGTCGTCGTGATCCACAACGGGATCATCGAGAACTACCTCGAGCTGAAGGAGGACCTCGTCAAAAAGGGCCGCACCTTCCAGTCCGAGACGGACACCGAGGTCATCTCCCAGCTCATCGACGAGCACATGACCCAGGGGATGGACTTCACGACCGCGGCCCGGACCGCCGTAAAGCAGCTCGAAGGCTCGTTTGCGATCGTCACGTTCTGCCAAGGTGACAAGAACCGCCTGCTGACGTTCAAGACCGCGACGCCCATCGTGATCGGCCTGGGAGAGGGCGAGAACTTCGTCGCGTCCGACGTGCCCGCAATCCTCGAGCACACCCGCAACGTCCTCTTCCTCGAGGACGGCGACATGGCCGAGGTCACCCGCGAAGGCGTGACCGTCACCACGTTCGACGGCGAACCCGTAAAGAGGGAGCCCAAGCGCATCACCTGGGACCCGATCACAGCGCAGAAGGGCGGCTACAAGCACTTCTTGCTCAAGGAGATCAACGAGCAGCCGCAAGCTCTCATCGACACGATGCTCGGCCGCATTCGCCAAGAGGAGGGCACCGTTTCCCTTCCGGAGCTCGACGAACTCGGAAGCGACTGGTCCAAGATCGACCGAATCTATCTCACGGCCTGCGGTACCGCGTGGCACTCGTGCCTGGTGGGCAAGTTCCTCTTGGAGGAGATGGCCCGCATCCCGGTCGACGTCGACTACGCGAGTGAGCTTCGATACCGAAAGCCGATCCTCGGCCCACGTTCCCTGCTGATAGCGGTCTCCCAGTCGGGCGAAACGGCGGACACGCTCGCCGCCGTCGAAGAAGCCGCGGCGTCGGGCTCCAAGGTACTGTCGATCTGCAACGTGGTCGACGCGTCGATTCCGAGGAAGGCCGACGCCGTCGTCTACACGCACGCCGGACCGGAAATCTCGGTCGCCAGCACCAAGGCGTTCACCACGCAGCTCACTTCGCTCTACCTCCTGTCGCTCCACGTCGGCCGCCAGCTCGGTCGGTTCGACGAAGGGAAAGGGCGCGCGCTCGTGCACGATCTCGTGAAGCTCCCGAGCCTCATCGAAGAGACCCTCACGCGCGGCAAACAAATCGAGAAGATCGCCAAGAAGTACGGCCACGCGAGCGACTTCCTGTTCCTCGGCCGCGGCATCAACTACCCGATCGCGCTCGAGGGCGCGCTCAAGTTGAAGGAGATTTCCTACATCCACGCCGAGGGGTATCCCGCCGGCGAGATGAAGCACGGCCCCATTGCGCTCATCGACGAGCAGCTTCCGGTCGTGGTGCTCCTGCCCCGTGACGAGATGTACTCCAAGACGCTGTCGAACCTCAAAGAGGTAGAGGCCCGCGGCGGGCGGATCATTGCGATCACCGACTCTCCGAGCCCGGAGCTCGAGGAGATCGCCTGGGAGGTCGTGACGATCCCCGAGGTGAACCACCTCCTCACGCCGATTCTATTGTCGATCCCGCTGCAGCTGCTCGCGTACTACGTCGCGATGTACCGCGGCACCGACGTCGACCAGCCGCGCAATCTCGCAAAGAGCGTCACGGTCGAGTAG
- a CDS encoding glutamate--cysteine ligase, with the protein MSDYIADLSGPDAAPIESLDQLIEHFERGARPREDFRIGTEYEKVAVDRETGAAIPFSGDRGVERILRDLADRFGWEPQEEAGRVIGLSRPGGEITLEPGGQIELSGRECETLHEAQAELDEHVNEITVVAEPLGVAFLGLGIQPFSKLDEIEWVPKRRYRIMAPYMQKVGSYGQRMMKQTATVQVNLDYHSEQDAMKKMRISTALAPVMNAIFANSPVCDGRPSGFLSFRGQIWTDTDASRCGMLPFLFSPQAGFEDYCDWALDAPMYFVKRGRDYHDLTGVPFRQFWKEGVGDLHATVGDFALHLSTLFPETRLKTYIELRMADSQPPESMLALSALSKGILYEDDCMEGAWDLVKGWSFEDRVETLHRTYREGFRALAGHHKVGDLARELVAIASEGLRRQGRKNAAGDTEEIYLDSVRDRVDTGITIAEGFLADWERNAEADDVRWLMDSSAYRNPAE; encoded by the coding sequence ATGAGTGATTACATCGCCGACCTGAGCGGTCCCGACGCTGCGCCGATCGAGAGCCTCGATCAGCTCATCGAGCACTTTGAGAGGGGCGCACGGCCCCGCGAAGATTTCCGGATCGGCACCGAGTACGAGAAGGTCGCCGTCGATCGGGAGACCGGCGCGGCCATCCCGTTTAGCGGGGACCGCGGCGTCGAGCGGATTCTCCGCGACCTGGCGGATCGCTTCGGTTGGGAGCCACAGGAAGAAGCGGGCCGGGTGATCGGTCTCTCGCGCCCAGGCGGCGAGATCACCCTCGAGCCGGGCGGGCAGATCGAGCTGTCCGGCCGAGAGTGCGAGACGCTCCACGAGGCCCAGGCCGAGCTGGACGAGCACGTGAACGAGATCACCGTCGTGGCCGAGCCCCTGGGAGTCGCGTTCCTCGGCCTCGGCATCCAGCCCTTCTCTAAGTTGGACGAGATCGAGTGGGTTCCGAAAAGGCGCTACCGGATCATGGCGCCGTACATGCAGAAGGTCGGGAGCTACGGCCAGCGCATGATGAAGCAGACGGCGACCGTCCAGGTGAATCTCGACTACCACAGCGAGCAGGACGCCATGAAGAAGATGCGGATCTCGACGGCGCTCGCGCCCGTGATGAACGCGATCTTCGCGAACTCGCCGGTCTGCGACGGCCGCCCGAGCGGGTTCCTGTCCTTCCGTGGTCAGATTTGGACGGACACGGACGCTTCGCGATGCGGCATGCTGCCCTTCCTCTTTTCGCCGCAGGCGGGCTTTGAGGACTACTGCGATTGGGCCCTGGACGCACCGATGTACTTCGTGAAGCGCGGGCGTGACTACCACGACCTAACCGGGGTGCCGTTCCGGCAGTTCTGGAAGGAAGGCGTGGGCGACCTGCACGCGACAGTGGGCGACTTCGCCCTCCACCTCTCCACGCTCTTTCCGGAGACGCGGCTCAAGACGTACATCGAGCTGCGGATGGCCGATAGCCAGCCGCCCGAATCGATGCTGGCGCTCTCCGCCCTCTCCAAGGGGATCCTTTACGAGGACGACTGCATGGAGGGCGCCTGGGACCTGGTGAAGGGCTGGTCGTTCGAGGACCGGGTCGAGACCCTTCACCGGACCTACCGCGAGGGCTTCCGCGCCTTGGCGGGACATCACAAGGTCGGGGACCTCGCCCGCGAGCTCGTCGCCATCGCGTCCGAGGGGCTTCGCCGTCAGGGCCGCAAGAACGCAGCGGGCGACACCGAAGAGATCTACCTGGACTCGGTTCGGGATCGCGTGGACACCGGCATCACGATCGCCGAGGGCTTCCTTGCCGACTGGGAGCGCAACGCCGAAGCCGACGACGTCCGTTGGTTGATGGACTCTTCCGCCTACCGAAACCCGGCGGAATAG